Proteins from a genomic interval of Anas platyrhynchos isolate ZD024472 breed Pekin duck chromosome 4, IASCAAS_PekinDuck_T2T, whole genome shotgun sequence:
- the LOC140002375 gene encoding uncharacterized protein: MCVESDFVCNSGQCVPNRWQCDGDPDCENGSDEIADLCYMRTCQVNEISCGPQSTQCIPVSWKCDGEKDCNRDPDCKDGSDEINCPSQTCRPDQFRCEDGNCVHGSRQCSGVRDCLDGTDEANCNDVIQCSGPGKFKCRSGECIDINKVCNQQRDCKDWGDEPLKECNIHECDCPAGFESVDKRNCGDIDGCQNPGICSQICINLKGGYKCERSCGYQVNPATGTGKGPYWYKKTNNTCDYNDAAKQGLGVCSMETRGNNYSVWNNCAALALPPDVLLICGDGAWQGIPANAIRCPCYLDKLIVFAPSLLQLREITRHKWALLASDCNDNVELCGVAARAALAISVPGVASAAARNNLEKLEYWAKKQAYAMTEILEEMLPDQNSLRHALLQDQAAIDFLLLAQGHGCEGLYLVLLTTETAVRTAERDPCIQNKRTSNY; encoded by the coding sequence atgTGTgttgaatctgactttgtgtgcaacagtggtcagtgtgtgccaaacagatggcagtgtgatggggatccggactgtgaaaatgggtctgatgagattgctgatctgtgttatatgagaacatgccaggtaaatgaaatcagctgtggtcctcagtcaacccagtgtatcccagtgtcctggaaatgtgatggtgaaaaagactgtaacagagatcctgattgcaaggatggaagtgatgaaattaactgcccttctcagacctgcaggccagaccagttcagatgtgaagatgggaactgtgtccatgggagtaggcagtgcagtggtgtgagagactgtctggatggcactgatgaagcaaactgtaacgatgttattcagtgctcaggacctggcaaattcaagtgcagaagtggagaatgcatagatatcaataaagtgtgtaaccagcagagagactgcaaggactggggtgatgagcccctgaaggaatgcaacatacatgaatgtgactgtccagctgggtttgagtctgtagacaagagaaactgtggagatattgatggatgtcaaaaccctggtatctgtagtcaaatctgtatcaacctgaaaggtggctacaaatgtgaacgtagctgtggctatcaggtgaatcctgctacaggaaccgggaaagggccatactggtacaaaaaaacaaataacacctgtgattacaatgacgctgctaagcagggtttaggggtttgtagcatggagacaaggggtaacaactacagtgtttggaacaattgtgcagctttggccttacctcctgatgtgcttctgatttgtggggatggggcctggcaaggtatccctgcaaatgctatcagatgtccatgttacttagataaactcattgtatttgctcctagcttgttacagttgcgtgagatcaccagacataaatgggcattgcttgcatcggattgcaatgataatgttgaattgtgtggggttgcagctagagcggcattagcaatttcagtgcctggagtggcatctgcggccgcacgtaacaacttagaaaaattggaatACTGGGCCAAGAAGCAAGCCTATGCcatgacagagatacttgaggagatgttaccagatcaaaatagtctgcgacatgcgctcttacaggatcaagctgctattgactttttgcttttggctcaagggcatgggtgtgagggactgtaccttgttttactgactactgaaacagctgtgagaaccgcagaaagggacccatgcatccagaataaaaggaccagtaactactga